A segment of the Geoglobus ahangari genome:
TCTCGCGATGTTTGGGGCGACGATCACGGTTCCTCTTGTCGTCGGAAACGCGATAGGGCTCAGCCAGAAGGACATCGCCCTTCTGATTCAGGTTGTGCTTCTGGCTATGGGCATAGCGACCATACTCCAGACGACGATAGGCTCGAGGTATCCTATAGTTCAGGGGTCGAGCTTCGCTTTCATCCCGGGCCTCATAAGCATCGGCAGCTCGAGTGGCCTTGCGGCTGTTGAGGGAGCTCTGATTGCAGGAGGAATTGTGGAGGCAGTATTCGGTGGCTTCGGCATAGTGGGCAAGCTCAAGAAGCTGTTCTCTCCGGTCGTCACCGGAGTGACGATAATGCTCATAGGCTTCTCCCTCGCCCACGTTGCTGTGAAGTACACATTCAACTTCTTCGCCGACCCCAGTGGAGCGAGCATACCAAAGGCCGTTCTGATAGCGCTGGTAACCTTCGCCGTGACCGTTGCAGTGGCGCTGAAGTCCAAGGGTGCTCTGAGAGCGATGCCCGTGATAGTGGGAGCGGTTGTGGGTTACGTGGTCAGCATAGCTCTCGGGATGGCCGACTTTACACTCGTCAGTGAGCTTCCAGCCTTCAACGTTCCGAGGCCCCTTCCATGGGGGATGCCGACCTTCGAGGCCTACGCCATAATAACGCTCCTCTTCGCGTTTATGGTCAGCATAATCGAGAGCGTTGGGGACTACCACGCGATCTCTGCCATATCAGAGGCTCCGATTACGAACAGGCACATCAACAGGGGAATAATGAGTGAGGGGATAGCGTGCTCAATCGCCGGAATATTCGGAGCATGCGGAACGACGAGCTACTCTGAGAACATAGGGCTGGTGGCGCTGACGAAGGTGGCAAGCAGGCAGGTGGTGCAGATCGGCGGGCTGATACTCATCGCGATCTCGATGTTTCCCAAGTTCTCAGGAATTCTCGCCTCCATTCCCCAGCCCGTTCTCGGAGGACTGACAATCGCGCTCTACGGTATGATCAGCGTCACCGGGCTCAGGCTTATAAAGGACAAGGTCGAACTCAATGACAGGAACATGCTGATAATTGCCAGCGCGCTGATAGTCGGACTTGGAGCGCCCCAGCTCCCACAGGAGTTCCTCGCGCACTTCCCGAAGATAGTGGCGAGCATACTCGAGTCCGGAATGGCCGTTGGAGCCCTAACGGCGATAGTTCTTGATCAGATACTGAGGTGATTGTATGATTAAGGATGAGAGGTGGGAAGGAGTTTACACGATGGAGGACTCTCCGTACCTCATGGAGGTTCTGACCGAGCTGAGAGACAGAGAAACAGACTCCATAGGGTTCAGAAAAGGGCTCGTGAAGCTGGGCAGGTTCATGGGCTACGAGATCATAAAGACCATGGAGTTCGAGAAGAGGAGGATCGAAACACCTCTGGAAGAGACCGACGGGATAGTTGTGGTGGATAGAAGAAACGTGGTCATAATAACGGTTCTCAGGGCTGCCGTTCCCCTTATGGAGGGGCTCGTCAAGGTGTTCGAGCACGCGAGGATCGGGATAGTCTCCGCCGTCAGGGGGAAGGCCCCTGAGTTCAGGGTGGAGATGAACTACATCAAGATCCCCCAGATAAGGGAAGAGGACACGGTCATAATAGCAGACCCGATGATAGCAACAGGCTCCACCCTAATAGAGGTGCTCAGGGAGGTCAAGAGGTACGGAAGCCCCAAGAGGATAATCGTGCTCGGAGTTCTCGCCGCACCTGAGGGAATAAGCAGGATAAAGAAGGAGTTCCCCGAGGTGGAGATCTTCGTTACCAAGGTCGACAGAGAGCTGAACGAGGACGGCTACATCCTCCCCGGGCTTGGAGATGCCGGAGACAGAACATTCGGGTCTCCACTGAAGCTCTCAACTCTCCCGCAGCTCCACAGCTTCGACTGAACCTTATCTCCCATCTTCTTTTTTGGGAATCGCTGAGCCCAATCCCGCAGAACCTCTTCGAAATGGGCTGGCGACACAACAAACCTTTTTAAAACTGGGCGTGTATTTTGCCGAGATGACCACGTCGAACAGAAAGCTCGACCACATAAACATCTGCCTGAACGAGGACGTGGAGTCAAGCTACACAGGTCTTGAAGACGTCATGTTCATCCACAACTCACTTCCTGAGGTTAGCTACGATGATGTGAGCCTCGAGGTTGAGTTCCTCGGAAAGAAGCT
Coding sequences within it:
- a CDS encoding uracil-xanthine permease family protein; this encodes MNGVRVGVEDKLPYSRAVVLGFQHVLAMFGATITVPLVVGNAIGLSQKDIALLIQVVLLAMGIATILQTTIGSRYPIVQGSSFAFIPGLISIGSSSGLAAVEGALIAGGIVEAVFGGFGIVGKLKKLFSPVVTGVTIMLIGFSLAHVAVKYTFNFFADPSGASIPKAVLIALVTFAVTVAVALKSKGALRAMPVIVGAVVGYVVSIALGMADFTLVSELPAFNVPRPLPWGMPTFEAYAIITLLFAFMVSIIESVGDYHAISAISEAPITNRHINRGIMSEGIACSIAGIFGACGTTSYSENIGLVALTKVASRQVVQIGGLILIAISMFPKFSGILASIPQPVLGGLTIALYGMISVTGLRLIKDKVELNDRNMLIIASALIVGLGAPQLPQEFLAHFPKIVASILESGMAVGALTAIVLDQILR
- the upp gene encoding uracil phosphoribosyltransferase, whose translation is MIKDERWEGVYTMEDSPYLMEVLTELRDRETDSIGFRKGLVKLGRFMGYEIIKTMEFEKRRIETPLEETDGIVVVDRRNVVIITVLRAAVPLMEGLVKVFEHARIGIVSAVRGKAPEFRVEMNYIKIPQIREEDTVIIADPMIATGSTLIEVLREVKRYGSPKRIIVLGVLAAPEGISRIKKEFPEVEIFVTKVDRELNEDGYILPGLGDAGDRTFGSPLKLSTLPQLHSFD